A single window of Leishmania braziliensis MHOM/BR/75/M2904 complete genome, chromosome 27 DNA harbors:
- a CDS encoding TATE DNA Transposon, with the protein PDGATADVSQEATAHKRQTTFGVARSFAKEMWGGDMRVGKTSNMELDAIYNAYLPKKRIVPSDTMVHLDWKRAQQLAAKVHRHGVVFFPIFIMKHWIAGLLEKGTRDSAEIQLSILDSAPSPIVEEKLRKHFKMVWPALRLVNEFSPRQERYSDDCGLYMSAVFFGVHLDIQIDHSHDMAKCMRRLLYAASKHHPPREYFLEKMRKILTNHPVSRKDFFYNEIEHKPWLKKTTVVREDTFHLGGGERRATKSTNPKRDSRRANQPKARAPQPPPRQKKKEETVRKKMDRADRTKRKPQTPAPASKTPSRKRPERSAMDAPLPRRKAARKSDRRTPATSSGRNGNKTRSLNSSEFPSEDEDLPVIDLPWRKKNSVTRTPEHAPNDATVSSEGIIPTNVSPHVQHGKCISEWTEITLAEANKHARKVYEAVLDHLWAATALARVGDGVAHGLTDTAVGQQRVRHKLTPLQPYSVQEMLKLLRKKIHMVDASPTDPNGVILREEHRSEEVTLDSSIDELYLVRGPSLPTLYDVIKGYRFLLGACLREAPADMNGVRYPSHYVLTKDASEATVGVYVPATWTHYQSSKRQRAPRHALRYIPLPRSAASEAHQDPSDSQRPRLVKRKRWPGDGAGRDPLQEDEEDGVTYRTPGNQKGDGYADVDANISTEAMRALESLRSNPLNMQGRPLSQKEEAEVCPRNWFLFAAKPPHISQLAWSLVRPDTRAHHLRWLTRIKSMNSEQMLMRFPAACIDLILSTARARKWKWATTAKAFAAVAGALRDLPLYSTQARGIRLQDDPEWRSAFGTVQRYMKESVPDAPPFVSRQQVERISKRLRLGHPRAALFLAMMWGFAARACDISTLRAKDVTLFPGTSTDTYVKVTLTIRKGKGAKTRGPYPVPSMLTRDLAATLQEMLVQKKPSEELFAPHVEELRALIAQEVRTEMRGAQLPSIRKGALRCMAEAGVPLKDLLMISGHAKQATLLRYLGYGQQPTVEAETARDNAGRALFQTLEAAACVFRFRSQESSCANLGIAPQEVSAMVDQMSGFIQVLTERPALVKQWPLHLKRNTPLDMDTVLAMPTKRASTKRFLQRIQCFLDPSFYDGLRTSRTIKKCVLTTAEIQQAVEMGKFEPCPISDIGAQVQLPEGMHGVNVFTVPELKGRRRLITEPLLNRVIPKHHVPRVHYDTRLGRRQRLRYARYMLQIDFEAYYDAIPIAATLRNKFVFRARHDGRYYRLRTLPTGARWSVAVGQAVTWTIVDIDTPVTITTLIDNILVAAREGQEREFVLAVRTVVARIKAANLMTSPNRDELEAMSDEEILQLASANTVFLGEEYTWNGRERLIRNSVKTVAKLKLALQKTSHTIRSLASLISLIFFALHTTQMNPARAFKLLRAYRGLYRLTFRGYDWDDAVPYIDSSVARSLQEIGGALVQNPWWKISDERHPTTDEATYDAVAFTDASLEGWGAVLHLRDAGATEMWTYRQRWTEDLERQLGGDDGEAERVLEKLRQYQLRRRVRSGGRFEDPDLQADRFQARYSAHAEPRAAQLMLRHLVEHHRVPNGARIALATDHRAIVIAQKHLNGFGGIGRGYALNKLFEYTYDLWYNRGIDVVFFYVEGARNPADAYSRHFGVDATGSLEVHRVEPFGVPFLRHMWCPLC; encoded by the exons GACACGATGGTGCACCTTGATTGGaaacgcgcgcagcagctcgcggcaaaggtgcaccgtcacggcgtAGTGTTTTTCCCCATCTTCATTATGAAGCACTGGATCGCAGGGCTtttggagaaagggacgcgGGACTCAGCAGAAATACAGCTGAGCATCCTGgactccgcaccttctcccatagTGGAAGAAAAACTGCGTAAGCACTTCAAAATGGTCTGGCCAGCTTTGCGTTTGGTGAATGAATTTTCACCACGTCAGGAACGCTAtagcgacgactgcggttTGTATATGTCTGCCGTATTTTTCGGCGTTCATCTGGACATACAAATCGACCATAGCCACGACATGGCaaagtgcatgcggcgcctgctgtacgcggcgtcgaaacaccacccgccacgcgAATATTTCCTCgaaaaaatgaggaaaattCTGACGAACCACCCGGTGTCACGGAAAGATTTCTTCTACAACGAAATCGAGCACAAACCGTGGTTGAAGAAAACCACGGTGGTCCGTGAAGACACTTTCCActtgggtggtggcgaaagGCGCGCAACGAAATCCACGAACCCGAAACGGGATTCCAGGCGCGCAAACCAGCCGAAAGCACGTGCTCCacagccacctcctcgacaaaagaaaaaggaggaaacagTGCGCAAAAAGATGGACCGGGCTGATCGCACAAAGCGCAAGCCACAGACGCCTGCACCCGCGTCAAAAACACCTTCTCGTAAACGTCCGGAGAGATCCGCAATGGATGCTCCACTCCCACGGCGAAAAGCCGCGAGGAAAAGTGACAGGAGAACACCAGCGACTTCCTCAGGTAGGAATGGAAACAAAACACGCTCTTTAAACTCGAGCGAATTTCCATCCGAGGATGAGGATCTGCCGGTGATCGACCTCccgtggaggaagaaaaactccGTCACACGTACGCCTGAGCATGCGCCAAACGACGCCACGGTGAGCTCAGAAGGCATTATCCCGACGAACGTGTCACCACACGTTCAGCATGGGAAATGCATTTCTGAGTGGACAGAAATCAccctcgcggaggcgaacaAACATGCCAGAAAGGTGTACGAAGCAGTCCTGGATCACCTgtgggctgcgacggctctggcgcgagtcggcgatggtgtggcacacggtctgaccgacacagcggtgggacagcaacgcgtgaggcacaagctgacaccactgcagccttaCAGCGTCcaagagatgctgaagcttctCCGAAAGAAGATCCACATGGTCGATGCCTCACCGACCGACCCGAATGGGGTGATTCTTCGAGAAGAACAccgaagcgaggaggtgaccctCGACTCCTCAATCGACGAACTGTACCTTGTCCGTGGACCGTCGTTACCGACATTATACGACGTGATTAAAGGATACAGGTTTCTGCTAGGAGCATGTCTCCGTGAGGCGCCGGCAGATATGAATGGCGTGCGCTATCCGAGTCATTACGTTCTCACAAAGGACGCCTCGGAGGCAACGGTGGGAGTCTACGTTccagcgacgtggacgcaCTACCAATCGTCGAAGAGACAGCGTGCCCCACGTCACGCGTTACGATacattcctcttccgcgaagtgcggcatcagaggcacaccaggaTCCGTCCGATAGTCAACGGCCGCGCctggtgaagagaaaaagatggccaggcgacggcgccggaagGGACCCGCtccaagaggacgaggaggacggcgtgACGTACAGGACTCCAGGAAACCAGAAAGGTGATGGATatgcggacgtcgacgcgaacatctcgacagaggcaatgcgcgctctcgaaagcctccgctccaatcctttaaacatgcagggcaggcctctttcgcaaaaagaagaggcagaggtctgcccgagaaactggttcctcttcgccgcgaaacCGCCACACATCTCACAGCTGGCATGGAGTCTTGTGCGGCccgacactcgcgcacaccacttgcGATGGTTAACGCGAATCAAGTCCATGAACTCGGAACAGATGCTCATGCGCTTTCcggcggcatgcatcgacttgattctgTCGACCGCAAGGGCCCGCAAATGGAAGTGGGCAACCACCGcgaaggcctttgccgcggtggcgggtgcgctgcgagacctgccgctctactcgacgcaggcgcggggtattcgccttcaggacgatcccgagtggcgaagcgcttttggcacggtgcagcgctacatgaaggagtcggtgccggatgcgcctcccttcGTTTCGCGTCAACAGGTCGAGAGGATCTCCAAACGGCTCCGCTTAGGCCAtccacgcgccgcgctgttcctcgccatgatgtggggattcgcagcgcgagcgtgcgACATTTCCACGCTGCGAGCGAAGGACGTGACGCTTTTCCCGGGAACATCGACGGATACATACGTGaaggtcacgctgacgatccgcaagggaaagggtgccaaaACACGTGGCCCGTACCCGGTCCCGTCGATGCTGACGAGGGACCTCGCAgcgacactgcaggagatgctggtccAGAAGAAACCATCCGAGGAGCTCTTTgcaccacacgtggaggagctgcgggcgctgatcgcccaggaggtgcgaacagagatgcgaggtgcacagctgccctcgatccggaaaggcgcgctccgttgtatggcggaagcgggtgtcccGTTGAAGGACCTGTTGATGATTTccgggcacgcgaagcaggccacgctgctgcgctatcttgggtatggccagcagcctacggtggaggccgagaccgcaagggacaacgccggaagagcgctattccagaccctc gaggctgcggcttgcgtgttccgtttccgatcgcaagagtcatcgtgcgcgaatctcggaatcgcaccacaggaggtgtcggccatggtggaccagatgtccggtttcatccaagtgctgacggagcgaccggcactcgtgaagcagtggccgctgcacctgaaacggaacacaccactggacatggataccgtgctcgcgatgccgacaaaacgcgcctcaacgaagcggtttctccagcgaatccagtgctttctggatccctccttctacgatgggttgcggacgtcgaggacCATCAAAAAGTGCGTGCTCACAACGGCGGAGATCCAACAGGcggtcgagatgggcaagtttGAACCGTGCCcgatcagcgacatcggcgcccaggtgcaattgccagagggcatgcacggcgtgaacgtcttcacggtgccggagctgaaaggacgacgacgcctcatcacggagcccctgctgaaccgcgtgatccccaaacatcacgtcccgcgcgtccactacgacacgcgcctcggaagacgacagcggctgcgatacgcccgttacatgctacagatcgacttcgaagcttattacgacgctatcccgatcgcggcgacactccgtaacaagttcgtttttcgagccaggcatgacgggcgatactaccgccttcgtactctcccgaccggcgcgcgatggagcgttgccgtcggccaggcggtgacgtggacgattgtcgacatcgacacgcccgtcaccatcaccacgctcatcgacaacattctcgtggccgcacgcgaaggtcaggagcgtgagtttgtgctcgcggtgcgcacggtcgtcgcacgcatcaaggcggcgaacctgatgacgtcacccaaccgggacgagctggaggcgatgtcggacgaggaaatcctgcagctggcgagtgccaacaccgtttttctcggtgaagaatacacatggaatggccgagagcggctgatccgcaactcggtgaagacggtggcgaagctgaagcttgcgctccaaaagaccagccacaccatacgCAGCCTGGCCTCGCTGATctcgctgatcttcttcgcgctccacaccacgcaaatgaaccccgcacgggcattcaagctgctgagagcctacCGAGGCCTATACCGGCTGACGTTCCGCGGGTACGACTGGGACGACGCGGTGCCGTACAtcgactcctccgtggcgcggtcgctgcaggagatcggcggcgcactggtgcagaatccgtggtggaaaatctcggacgagagacacccaacgacggacgaggcgacctatgacgcggtggccttcaccgacgcgtcgctggaAGGGTGGGGTGCTGTacttcacctccgcgacgcgggcgccacagaaatgtggacctatcggcagcgctggaccgaggacctggaacggcaactcggcggcgacgacggcgaggcggaacgcgtcctcgaaaaactgcgccagtaccagctgcgtcgccgcgtccggTCGGGAGGCCGGTTCGAGGACCCAGACCTGCAGGCGgaccgcttccaggcgcggtactcggcacacgcggaaccacgcgcggctcaactaatgctgcgacacctggtggagcaccacagggtgcccaacggagcgcgaatcgcgcttgccacggaccaccgtgcgattgtcattgcgcagaaacacctgaacggtttcggcggcattggcagaggctaCGCCTTGAACAAACTTTTCGAGTACACCTACGACCTCTGGTACAACAGAGGGATCGACGTAGTCTTTTTCTACGTAGAGGGTGCGCGGAATCCGGCGGACGCCTACTCGCGACACTTCGGGGTGGACGCGACAGGGTCGCTGGAGGTTCACCGGGTTGAACCGTTTggcgtgccgttcctccggcacaTGTGGTGTCCGCTATGTTAA
- a CDS encoding putative CAAX prenyl protease 1 → MLFSTNLFLGTTLISLNAISVWDAYLVLRQRRANEAKGMPLYFKKYITDEEFAKSKAYASERGTFSFLQHVKGLVMRNVSILLRLPARLYYLAMQSTGFSAGSFSHNYAAAVVEDVIFTVLDIPFSYYENFYIEKRHGFNKMTKTEFVKDILKSLFLRVTLLYPMQIALIQFVVRRFGERFPLYLFSGMSVILVIFLLAMPTLIQPLFNKFTPLDTEMLLYKKIAQLSTELGFPLKKVFVVDGSRRSHHSNAYFYGFGNNKRIVLYDTILEQLKDDDESIIGVLCHELGHWKHSHMYMITALILGQLMLVSYGARLVLFDKRVYEAFGFGEMDPVVGLSIFLEPFYRTLSTLFGYGFCSISRRIEFQADRFAVKHNHGESLKRALLVMAKENRTGLTSDPLYSALHYTHPPLLERLQAVDAELKKQE, encoded by the coding sequence ATGTTATTCTCAACCAATCTCTTTCTCGGAACGACCCTCATATCGCTCAATGCCATTAGCGTGTGGGACGCAtacctggtgctgcgccagcgccgcgccaaTGAAGCCAAAGGCATGCCATTGTATTTTAAGAAGTATATCACTGACGAGGAGTTTGCGAAGTCGAAGGCGTACGCGAGTGAAAGGGGCACATTCAGCTTCCTTCAGCATGTAAAGGGGCTGGTGATGAGAAACGTTAGCATTTTGCTACGGCTTCCCGCGCGTCTGTACTACCTTGCTATGCAGTCCACTGGCTTCTCTGCCGGCTCCTTTTCTCACAACTACGCCGCCGCTGTAGTTGAGGATGTGATCTTCACCGTACTCGACATTCCCTTCTCTTACTACGAGAACTTCTACATCGAGAAGCGGCACGGATTTAATAAGATGACCAAAACCGAATTTGTGAAGGACATTCTGAAATCTCTGTTTCTCCGTGTCACGCTGCTCTACCCTATGCAGATCGCGCTCATCCAGTTTGTGGTGCGACGCTTCGGTGAGCGCTTTCCGTTGTACCTCTTCTCCGGAATGTCGGTGATTCTCGTCATTTTTCTCCTGGCAATGCCAACACTCATCCAGCCGCTGTTCAACAAGTTCACCCCGCTTGACACAGAGATGCTCCTGTACAAGAAGATTGCGCAGCTCAGCACAGAGCTGGGCTTCCCGCTGAAGAAGGTGTTCGTCGTCGATGGGAGCCGCCGCTCGCACCACAGCAATGCCTACTTCTACGGCTTCGGCAACAACAAGCGCATTGTCCTCTACGACACTATTCTGGAGCAACTGAAAGATGATGACGAGTCCATCATAGGAGTGCTTTGTCACGAGCTCGGCCATTGGAAGCACAGCCACATGTACATGATCACTGCCTTGATTCTTGGTCAGCTCATGCTGGTTTCCTACGGTGCACGCCTAGTCCTCTTCGACAAGAGGGTGTATGAGGCGTTTGGTTTCGGCGAGATGGATCCGGTAGTTGGACTCAGCATCTTCCTTGAGCCGTTCTACAGGACACTGAGTACACTATTTGGATACGGATTCTGCTCTATTTCGCGGCGCATCGAGTTCCAAGCGGATCGCTTTGCTGTGAAGCACAATCACGGTGAGAGCCTAAAGAGGGCCTTGTTAGTAATGGCTAAGGAAAACCGGACTGGCCTCACCTCGGATCCGCTGTACTCGGCGCTTCACTACACGCACCCGCCCCTGCTGGAGCGCTTGCAGGCGGTTGATGCGGAGCTCAAGAAGCAAGAATAG
- a CDS encoding DEAD-box helicase-like protein, with the protein MSGTGSSLSVQLTASSTQTSSFRASNPTDVDFLPQLVELVHPKLRRPLTDSMKIKNLTLIQKLCWAAVLDSDSDVLVRSETGSGKTLAYALPTLHRLLMECDQTPISRDVGTLIIIMCPTRELVLQVTETVCTLVRCAQFITVGGIHGGENRHKEKARLRKGLPILVTTPGRLLDHLKTTASFNVANAQTVIMDEADRLLDMGFEKALREIMELLEKKCRHASSLKRILVSATITDGVERLSHFALRKNIARIGETQDTFSVPTTLKQHYVVVPVKHRLSVLLTFLRSQLDAGAHKIIVFVLTADSAEFLYLLASRLQSPFHSKSYEGKVVTRSRRAPMSAKKMIETANGHLNNDGATDKVITFEEVSDNETEGDVSLDSTAASRRAFLDANIFTLHGNMSQVDRAAVFHAFKYDTGKSRSGKSVLFCTDVAARGLDMPKIDWIVHYDPPTDPKSYVHRIGRTARIGNSGDSILFLAPDELGYAAYLTHFIHSQMQQGDNKEAMAMSERKYEIFLFYLTKLDPKSNHMWMQSTAALGRAISRLVMQREVDREGDAKDSLYRVALFAYQSYLRAYAGLPREIKSLFFVSLHLGHVAQSFGIDKSPSEMQRELKVYIREDRVLARDNRKGTVTNSHDGEGHKKKRQRVELDHEDQYHSMLTQKQRKLTRDWAEKRRKESTKIRPLQFSEFDA; encoded by the coding sequence ATGTCAGGCACGGGCTCCTCGCTGTCTGTGCAGCTAACCGCCTCGTCTACGCAGACCTCGAGCTTTCGCGCCAGCAATCCAACAGACGTCGATTTTCTCCCCCAACTCGTGGAGCTGGTGCATCCaaagctgcgccgcccttTGACGGACTCGATGAAGATCAAGAACCTCACCCTTATCCAAAAGCTGTGCTGGGCGGCAGTCCTGGACAGTGACAGCGACGTTCTTGTGCGCAGCGAGactggcagcggcaagacGCTCGCCTACGCCCTCCCCACACTTCACCGTCTTCTCATGGAGTGTGATCAGACGCCCATTTCGCGTGATGTGGGCACGCTCATCATTATCATGTGCCCGACTCGCGAGCTTGTGCTGCAGGTGACAGAGACGGTGTGCACTctggtgcgctgcgcgcagTTCATCACCGTTGGCGGCATCCATGGCGGCGAGAACCGGCACAAGGAGAAAGCTCGGTTGCGCAAAGGTCTCCCGATTCTGGTCACGACGCCTGGTCGGCTGCTCGATCACCTCAAGACTACCGCTTCTTTCAACGTTGCCAACGCGCAAACGGTGATCATGGACGAGGCGGATCGGCTGCTCGATATGGGATTCGAAAAGGCTCTACGTGAGATTATGGAACTGTTGGAGAAGAAGTGCCGCCATGCGTCCAGTCTGAAGCGTATTCTTGTTtccgccaccatcaccgacGGTGTTGAGCGACTGTCGCACTTTGCCCTGCGCAAGAACATCGCCCGCATCGGCGAGACGCAAGACACCTTCTCCGTCCCGACGACGTTGAAGCAGCACTACGTGGTGGTGCCAGTGAAACACCGTCTCTCGGTTCTTCTCACCTTTCTTCGTTCCCAGCTAGACGCTGGTGCTCACAAAATCATCGTATTTGTCTTGACGGCGGACAGCGCGGAGTTTCTGTATCTCCTCGCCTCTCGTCTGCAGTCCCCATTTCACAGCAAGTCGTATGAGGGCAAGGTCGTCACGCGCTCGCGCCGTGCACCCATGAGCGCGAAGAAAATGATCGAAACCGCCAACGGCCACCTCAACAACGACGGTGCCACGGACAAGGTGATCACATTTGAGGAGGTAAGTGACAACGAGACGGAAGGTGACGTGAGTCTCGACAGTACCGCAGCGTCGCGTCGCGCTTTCCTGGATGCCAATATCTTCACGCTGCACGGCAACATGTCACAGGTCGACCGAGCCGCCGTCTTTCACGCCTTCAAGTATGACACTGGGAAGTCCCGCAGCGGCAAGAGCGTGTTGTTCTGCACGGACGTGGCTGCTCGCGGTCTTGATATGCCGAAGATCGACTGGATTGTGCACTATGACCCTCCAACAGATCCGAAAAGCTATGTACACCGGATCGGGCGCACAGCGCGTATtggcaacagcggcgactCGATTCTGTTTCTTGCACCAGACGAGCTTGGCTATGCAGCATACCTGACGCACTTCATCCACTCGCAGATGCAGCAGGGCGACAACAAGGAGGCGATGGCAATGTCGGAGCGCAAGTACGAGATATTTCTCTTCTATCTGACCAAGCTGGATCCCAAGTCGAACCACATGTGGATGCAGAGCACGGCCGCGCTGGGGCGTGCCATCTCACGCCTTGTGATGCAGCGGGAGGTCGATCGCGAGGGAGACGCCAAGGACAGTCTATACCGCGTCGCGTTGTTTGCGTATCAGTCGTACTTGCGCGCCTACGCGGGCCTGCCAAGAGAAATTAAgtcgctcttcttcgtctcGCTGCACCTCGGCCACGTCGCACAGAGTTTCGGCATCGACAAGAGTCCATCGGAGATGCAGCGGGAGCTAAAGGTCTACATCCGCGAAGACCGCGTACTCGCCCGCGACAACCGCAAAGGCACCGTCACTAACTCACATGACGGGGAGGGACACAAAAAAAAGCGTCAGCGTGTGGAGCTGGACCATGAGGACCAATACCACAGCATGCTCACTcagaagcagcgcaagcTGACGCGTGATTGGGCCGAGAAGAGGCGCAAGGAGAGCACCAAAATTCGGCCGCTACAGTTCTCCGAATTCGACgcgtga